In Anaerobacillus isosaccharinicus, one genomic interval encodes:
- a CDS encoding UvrB/UvrC motif-containing protein, with product MLCHECNKRDATLHFTKILNGNKTEIHLCDQCAREKGEYIPGSNGFSIHQLLSGLLNFEQALPNSPNRAPQQIEQTCEKCGMTLYQFARAGRFGCAQCYQTFSTKLDPMLRRVHSGNTTHVGKIPKRIGKDIQLHRKVEKLKQQLQQHISKEEFEEAAKLRDEIRSLENSTQQSRGDD from the coding sequence ATGTTATGCCATGAATGTAATAAAAGAGATGCAACATTACATTTCACTAAAATTTTAAACGGCAATAAAACTGAAATTCATCTGTGTGATCAGTGTGCTAGAGAAAAAGGAGAATATATTCCGGGATCAAATGGTTTTTCGATCCATCAGTTATTATCAGGATTATTAAACTTTGAACAAGCATTACCTAATTCTCCTAATCGGGCCCCTCAACAAATAGAACAAACATGTGAAAAATGTGGAATGACACTCTATCAGTTTGCTCGAGCAGGGAGATTTGGTTGTGCCCAGTGTTATCAGACATTCAGTACGAAACTTGACCCAATGTTAAGAAGGGTTCACAGTGGCAATACAACACACGTCGGAAAAATTCCAAAAAGAATTGGAAAAGATATTCAATTACATCGTAAAGTTGAAAAATTAAAACAACAACTTCAACAACATATTTCAAAAGAAGAGTTTGAGGAAGCGGCAAAATTAAGAGATGAAATACGTTCTTTAGAAAACTCAACTCAACAGAGCAGGGGGGATGATTGA
- a CDS encoding MgtC/SapB family protein, protein MELFEAFFNSDTATVMTRLVFAAILGGVVGVEREYNRHPAGFRTHLLVCVGACLVMLLAMFGFQDYMEKNAEFVNFDPSRLAAYVVSGIGFLGAGTIIVQGVSVRGLTTAASIWVVAGIGLSIGVGMYIAGIFTTGIVILSLIFLNKVEDSFFKRKKEMQGIVIHAKPGDSTLLSIITILEENHVRVKKIMVERDQSSEIRNLLRYQIKVIYPNQNVKLTLIEHLYKIEQVHKVYSL, encoded by the coding sequence ATGGAACTATTTGAGGCTTTTTTTAATAGTGATACGGCTACAGTTATGACCCGTTTAGTTTTTGCGGCAATATTAGGTGGAGTCGTTGGTGTAGAAAGAGAATATAATAGACATCCAGCAGGTTTTCGAACACATTTACTTGTATGTGTCGGTGCTTGTCTTGTGATGCTATTAGCTATGTTTGGTTTTCAAGATTATATGGAGAAAAATGCTGAGTTTGTTAACTTTGATCCCTCCCGTTTAGCTGCATATGTTGTAAGTGGAATAGGATTCCTAGGTGCTGGAACAATTATCGTCCAAGGTGTTTCGGTTAGAGGTTTAACAACGGCTGCATCGATTTGGGTAGTTGCGGGTATTGGTCTATCTATTGGTGTAGGAATGTACATTGCTGGAATTTTTACAACGGGTATCGTTATATTAAGTTTAATTTTCTTAAATAAAGTTGAGGACTCGTTTTTTAAGAGGAAGAAAGAAATGCAAGGTATTGTTATTCATGCAAAACCGGGAGATAGTACGTTACTATCAATAATAACTATATTAGAAGAAAACCATGTGAGAGTTAAAAAAATTATGGTCGAAAGAGATCAATCATCGGAAATAAGAAATTTACTGAGATATCAAATAAAAGTCATATACCCTAACCAAAATGTTAAGTTGACTTTGATTGAACATTTATACAAAATCGAACAAGTTCATAAAGTATATTCTTTATAG
- a CDS encoding protein arginine kinase gives MSLEKFISEAISPWMNHEGPESEIVLSTRIRLARNLKDYSFPIISSIDEANLVVKQVREHFEGKNYDQFGPFELLEMDEMKPNEKRVLVEKHLISPQLADESKKGAVLLSADESISIMVNEEDHLRIQCLFPGFQINEGLVLANGIDDWVEEKLHFAFDENKGFLTSCPTNVGTGLRASVMMHLPALVLTKQLNKILPAINQLGLVVRGIYGEGSEALGNLFQISNQITLGKSEEDIVEDLRGVVLQLVHQEKAAREMLLQSSKLHLEDRVYRSYGILAYARTIESKEAAQRLSDVRLGIDLNILKGISASILNELMILTQPGFLQQYAGEILSADQRDERRAALIRERVKLEIEKCN, from the coding sequence ATGTCACTAGAAAAGTTCATTAGTGAGGCGATTAGTCCTTGGATGAATCATGAAGGTCCTGAATCTGAAATTGTCCTTAGTACTCGTATTCGACTAGCACGCAATTTAAAGGATTATTCTTTTCCGATCATATCTAGTATTGATGAAGCCAACTTAGTAGTAAAACAAGTGAGAGAGCATTTTGAAGGAAAGAATTATGATCAGTTTGGGCCTTTTGAACTTCTAGAAATGGATGAGATGAAGCCAAATGAAAAAAGAGTATTAGTTGAAAAACACCTAATTAGCCCTCAATTAGCTGATGAATCGAAGAAAGGTGCAGTTTTATTAAGCGCAGACGAATCGATAAGTATTATGGTTAATGAGGAAGACCATCTTCGCATTCAATGCTTATTTCCAGGATTTCAGATAAATGAAGGACTTGTTCTAGCAAATGGGATTGATGATTGGGTTGAAGAAAAGCTACATTTTGCTTTTGATGAAAATAAAGGATTTTTAACAAGTTGCCCAACAAACGTGGGAACAGGGCTACGCGCATCTGTGATGATGCACTTACCTGCCCTAGTTTTAACTAAGCAATTAAATAAAATTTTACCAGCAATTAATCAATTAGGCTTAGTTGTTAGAGGAATTTATGGTGAAGGTAGCGAAGCTTTAGGTAACCTCTTTCAAATATCAAACCAAATTACCCTTGGAAAGTCTGAAGAGGATATCGTTGAAGATTTACGAGGAGTTGTCCTTCAACTTGTTCATCAGGAGAAGGCTGCTAGGGAAATGCTGTTACAATCCTCAAAGCTACATCTAGAAGACCGAGTATATCGATCTTATGGTATTCTCGCTTATGCAAGAACAATTGAATCCAAAGAAGCAGCGCAAAGGTTATCTGATGTTCGTCTAGGTATTGATTTAAATATTTTAAAAGGTATCTCTGCAAGTATTCTTAATGAGTTAATGATCTTGACTCAACCAGGGTTTTTACAGCAATACGCTGGTGAAATTCTGTCAGCAGACCAACGTGATGAACGTAGAGCTGCATTAATTAGAGAGCGAGTAAAATTAGAAATAGAAAAATGTAACTAA
- the clpC gene encoding ATP-dependent protease ATP-binding subunit ClpC, translated as MMFGRFTERAQKVLALAQEEAIRLGHNNIGTEHVLLGLIREGEGIAAKALLGLGLGSDKIQNEVETLIGKGQDGAKTIHYTPRAKKVIELSMDEARKLGHSYVGTEHILLGLIREGEGVAARVLNNLGVSLNKARQQVLQLLGSNEASSGAQQGGAASNVNTPTLDSLARDLTAMAKEEGLDPVIGRSKEIERVIQVLSRRTKNNPVLIGEPGVGKTAIAEGLAQQIIANEVPETLRGKRVMTLDMGTVVAGTKYRGEFEDRLKKVMDEIRQAGNVILFIDELHTLIGAGGAEGAIDASNILKPSLARGELQCIGATTLDEYRKYIEKDAALERRFQPIRVEEPSIEESVLILKGLRDRYEAHHRVTITDEAIEESVKLSDRYISDRFLPDKAIDLVDEAASKVRLRSYTIPPNLKELEQRLEETRKEKDAAVQSQEFEKAASLRDSEQRLREELDGLKKEWKEKQGQENTEVTTEDIAQVVASWTGIPVSKLAEEETERLLNMEEILHKRVIGQEEAVKAISKAIRRARAGLKDPKRPIGSFIFLGPTGVGKTELARAVAETLFGDEDAVIRIDMSEYMEKHATSRLVGSPPGYVGHDDGGQLTEKVRRKPYSVILFDEIEKAHPEVFNILLQVLEDGRLTDSKGRTVDFRNTAVIMTSNVGASELKRNKYLGFTTETEGQEYKDMKDKVMGELKKSFRPEFLNRIDEIIVFHSLDKKHIREIVSLMADTLTKRLIEHEIEFDLTDAAKDKIADEGYDPEYGARPLRRALQKHVEDRLSEELLRGTIQKGQKVTLDVKDNEFIVEGHPTSTTV; from the coding sequence ATGATGTTTGGTAGATTTACTGAAAGAGCTCAAAAGGTATTAGCGTTAGCTCAGGAAGAAGCAATTCGACTAGGCCATAACAACATTGGAACAGAGCATGTATTATTAGGGTTAATCCGTGAAGGTGAAGGAATTGCTGCTAAAGCTCTTTTAGGGTTAGGCTTAGGTTCTGACAAAATTCAAAATGAAGTAGAGACTTTAATTGGTAAAGGACAGGATGGTGCTAAAACCATTCATTACACTCCTCGCGCAAAGAAAGTTATTGAACTATCGATGGATGAAGCTAGAAAATTAGGTCACTCCTATGTAGGAACTGAACATATTTTATTAGGTTTAATTCGTGAAGGTGAAGGTGTTGCCGCTCGAGTTTTAAATAACTTAGGGGTTAGTTTGAATAAAGCGCGCCAGCAGGTACTACAACTTTTGGGAAGTAATGAAGCTTCGAGTGGTGCTCAGCAGGGAGGGGCCGCTTCAAATGTTAATACGCCTACATTGGATAGTTTAGCTCGCGATTTAACTGCGATGGCAAAAGAAGAAGGGTTAGATCCTGTTATTGGGCGAAGTAAAGAAATTGAAAGAGTCATTCAAGTATTAAGCCGTAGAACAAAAAATAACCCAGTTTTAATTGGGGAGCCTGGAGTAGGTAAAACGGCGATCGCAGAAGGTCTTGCTCAACAAATCATTGCAAACGAAGTGCCAGAAACACTTCGTGGTAAGCGTGTTATGACACTAGATATGGGAACAGTTGTAGCAGGTACGAAATATCGTGGTGAATTCGAAGATCGTCTGAAAAAAGTAATGGACGAAATTCGTCAAGCTGGTAACGTTATCTTATTCATTGATGAACTACACACGCTAATCGGCGCGGGTGGAGCTGAAGGAGCAATAGATGCCTCTAATATCCTTAAGCCGTCGTTAGCCAGGGGAGAACTTCAATGTATTGGTGCGACAACATTAGATGAATATCGTAAATATATTGAAAAAGATGCTGCACTAGAAAGACGTTTCCAACCTATTCGAGTTGAGGAACCGTCAATTGAAGAGTCAGTCTTAATTTTAAAAGGTTTAAGAGATCGTTATGAAGCTCATCATCGTGTCACAATTACCGATGAAGCCATTGAAGAGTCAGTAAAGCTTTCAGATCGTTATATTTCAGACCGCTTTTTACCAGACAAGGCTATTGACCTTGTTGACGAAGCTGCATCAAAAGTTCGTTTAAGATCTTATACAATTCCACCTAATTTAAAAGAGCTCGAACAAAGACTTGAGGAAACAAGAAAAGAAAAGGACGCAGCTGTCCAAAGTCAGGAATTTGAAAAAGCAGCTTCATTACGTGACAGTGAACAAAGACTTCGGGAAGAGCTTGATGGGTTGAAGAAAGAGTGGAAAGAAAAACAAGGTCAAGAAAATACTGAAGTTACAACAGAAGATATAGCTCAAGTCGTAGCTAGCTGGACAGGAATACCAGTGTCAAAACTTGCTGAAGAAGAAACGGAAAGATTGTTAAACATGGAAGAAATTCTTCACAAACGTGTTATTGGCCAAGAAGAAGCTGTTAAAGCAATTTCAAAAGCTATTCGTCGTGCAAGAGCTGGATTAAAAGATCCGAAGCGTCCGATTGGTTCATTTATTTTCTTGGGACCTACTGGTGTTGGTAAGACTGAGTTAGCTCGTGCAGTGGCTGAAACATTATTTGGTGATGAAGATGCAGTTATCCGGATCGATATGTCGGAGTACATGGAGAAACATGCGACTTCACGTTTAGTCGGTTCACCTCCTGGTTATGTTGGACACGATGATGGTGGACAATTGACAGAAAAAGTTAGAAGAAAGCCATATTCTGTTATTCTTTTCGATGAAATTGAAAAAGCACATCCAGAAGTATTTAATATTTTACTTCAAGTATTAGAAGACGGTCGCTTAACAGATTCGAAAGGTAGAACTGTAGACTTTAGAAATACAGCAGTGATTATGACATCTAACGTAGGAGCTAGTGAGCTTAAGCGAAATAAATATCTTGGCTTTACAACTGAAACAGAAGGTCAAGAATATAAAGATATGAAGGATAAGGTTATGGGAGAGCTAAAGAAAAGCTTCCGTCCTGAGTTCTTAAATCGTATCGATGAAATTATAGTGTTCCACTCATTAGACAAAAAGCATATTAGAGAGATCGTATCTCTAATGGCAGATACGTTAACGAAACGTCTAATCGAGCATGAAATTGAATTTGATTTAACAGATGCTGCTAAAGACAAGATCGCTGATGAAGGCTACGATCCTGAATACGGAGCTCGTCCACTTCGCAGAGCATTGCAAAAGCATGTGGAAGATCGTTTATCAGAGGAGTTATTAAGAGGAACTATTCAAAAGGGCCAAAAGGTAACTCTTGATGTCAAAGATAACGAGTTTATTGTCGAAGGTCATCCGACATCAACAACAGTTTAA
- a CDS encoding CtsR family transcriptional regulator codes for MKNVSDIIEHYLKAILLKSESDIVEIKRSELAERFQCVPSQINYVISTRFTVEKGYLVESKRGGGGFIRIIKVKAHNNVELYDQMLRLLGDGISQNGAEDIIYRLYDEEAITKREANLLRSATDRSVLNLHLPYRDQLRANILKAMISTLKFKYQ; via the coding sequence GTGAAAAATGTTTCTGACATCATTGAACATTATTTAAAAGCCATTTTACTAAAAAGTGAAAGTGACATAGTCGAAATTAAACGAAGTGAATTAGCAGAACGGTTCCAATGTGTTCCTTCTCAAATTAACTACGTGATTAGTACAAGATTTACGGTTGAAAAAGGTTATTTAGTGGAAAGTAAAAGAGGTGGTGGAGGCTTTATTAGAATTATTAAAGTAAAGGCCCACAATAACGTTGAACTTTATGATCAAATGCTAAGACTTTTAGGGGATGGAATTAGCCAAAATGGTGCTGAAGATATTATCTATCGCCTTTATGATGAAGAAGCAATTACAAAAAGAGAAGCAAACCTACTTCGGAGTGCAACCGATCGATCAGTATTAAACTTACACTTACCATATCGTGATCAACTCCGAGCAAATATTTTAAAAGCAATGATTTCTACTCTAAAATTTAAGTATCAATAA